The Gordonia crocea genomic sequence ATCCTTGTTGACCCCGGCCGCACATTCGTGCAGGTCGAGGGTGGTGTGGACCAGTGCGGGCTCGCCCGGCTGAACGCGGCTGCGCGGCCCGCGGCCGCCACCGAAGCCCCCGCCGCCGCCGAAGCTGCCGCCACCGAAGAACTGCTCAAAGATGTCACCGAGCCCGCCACCGGCAAACCCGCCCGACCCCGCGCTGGCGAGGGGATCGCCGCCGGCGTCGACGATGCGCCGCTTCTCCGGGTCGCTGAGGACCTCGTAGGCAGCGGTGACCTCTTTGAACCGGTCTTCTTCCTCGGGGTTCAGGTCAGGGTGCAGTTCGCGCGCCAGCTTGCGGTAAGCGCGCTTGATCTCTTGGGCGTCCGCTCCCGGGCGCACGCCCAGGATTCCGTAGTAATCACGAGCCACTTGGTACTTCTGTCCTTACATCGATTCCGGGTTCCAGCGCGCCGCCGATCCGTGCGACCGGCGCACGGTCATCGCTCACCCAGTACTTCTCCAACGTACTTGGCCACCGCGGCCACCGACGCAATGGTGTTCGGGTAGTCCATCCGGGTCGGTCCGAGCACGCCCACGCTGCCCAGCACGGTGCCGCTCGCGCCGTAGGCGGTGGAGACCACCGAGGCACCGCGCAGATTGTCGCTGCGGGTCTCCCGCCCGATCTGCACCGTGACGCGGTCGGTGCTCTGGGTGCGCGCCAACAGTTTGAGGACGACGACCTGTTCCTCGAGTGCGTCGAGGACCGCGTCCATCCCGCCGAGGTCGGCGGAGAAGTCCGCCGATGCCCGGGCCAGGTTCGAGGTACCACCCAAGACCAGGCGGTCCGCCTCCCGCTCCACCAGCGTCTCGATGAGCACGGCGGCGATCGCGATGACGACTTCGCTCATCTCCGGCGGTGCGGAGTTGGCCACCTCGGCGACGGCGGCCGACGCCTCGGCCAGGCGCTTGCCGTCGAGGGCCGCGGCGAACAAGTCGCGCAGCAGGATCATTTCGTCGTCGCTGACGTCGCGACCCAGGGCGACCATCCGCTGCTCGACCCGGCCGCTGTCGGTGATCACCACCAGCAGCAGACGCGACGGGGTCAGCGCGACGACCTCGAGGTGGCGCACCGTCGCCCGCGACAACACGGGGTATTGGATCACCGCGACCTGCCTGGTGAGCTCGGCGAGGAGCTTGACCGAGCGGCGCAGCACGTCGTCGAGGTCGACGCTGGAGTCGAGGACCGACAGGATCGCCCGGCGCTCCGCGCGCGACAGCGGCTTGACCTCGGCGATCCGGTCGACGAAGAGTCGGTAGCCCTTGTCGGTGGGGACGCGCCCGGAGCTGGTGTGCGGCTGGGCGATGTACCCTTCCGCCTCCAGGACGGCCATGTCGTTGCGGACCGTCGCACTGGAGACTCCCAGCTTGTGTCGGTCGAGCAGCGCTTTGGACCCGATCGGCTCCTGGGTGGCCACGTAGTCGGTGACGATCGCGCGAAGGACCTCGAACCGCCGTTCGTCGGTCGCCGTCATCCCGGGCCCTCCTCCCGCGCCGTGCCATAAGGTGAATACGTCCATATTAGTCGGGATCGGTGGGGCGATGATCTTCAAGTCGGTGCAGGACGGGAAACCGTATCCGGCGCACAACCTCTCGCCGCGCGCTTGGGCAAAGATCCCGCCCCGCCAGTTCCGCCTCGACCAGCTGACCACGGTGACGACGGTCCTCGCCCTCGACAAGCTGCTGAGCGAGGATTCGACGTTCTACGGCGACCTCTTCTCCCACGTCGTGAAGTGGCGCGGCGAGATCTACTTGGAGGACGGTCTGCATCGCGCCGTGCGCAGCGCGTTGCGGAACCGTCCCCTCATCCACGCCCGGATGCTCGACCTGGACACCATCGACCTGTCCCCCGGCGCCCCGCCACTCGAGGAGCAGCTCGACACTCCCGCCGTCCGGCCGTCGGCGCCGCGACACCGCGCCGATTAGGCCTGCACCGGTCAGGCCGGCCCGGATCTGCGCGCGTGCCGTGTCGCCGATGATCATCGCGTCAGTCGACGAGGATGTCGCGGACCACCCCGTCGGCCAGTAGGCGCCCGGAATCGGTGAGGACGTAGGCCTCGTCGACGACGCGCAACAGCCCGTCGCCCACGGCCCCCTCGGCGCGCGCCCGCTCCTCGTCATCGAGAATCGCCGACGGCAGCCCCGAGCGCATCCGCAGGCGCAGCATCACCGCCTCGATGTGCCGATCGTCGTCGGTGAGGACCTCGAAGTCATCGCCGGGCCACACCCCGTCGGTCAGCGCCGACGCATAGGTCGCCGGATGCTTGCGGTTCCACCAGCGCGCCCCGGCCACGTGCGAATGAGCGCCCGGACCGATGCCCCACCAGTCGTCGCTGCGCCAATAGGCCTCGTTGTGGCGGCACGCCGAATCCGGCCCCCGCCCCCAGTTCGAGACCTCGTACCATCCGAAACCCTCGCCAGACAGCCGGTCGTCGATCCGCTCGTAGCGCGCGGCGAGCACGTCGTCATCGGGTGCGGGCACCTCCCCGCGGCGCACCTTCCGGGCGAAGGCCGTCCCGTCCTCGACGATGAGCGCGTAGGCCGAGACGTGGTCGATCGGGGCCGCCAGCACCGCGTCGAGGGTGGTGTCGAGGTCGGCGTCGGTCTCCCCCGGGGTGCCGTAGATGACGTCGAGGTTGACGTGCTCGAACCCGGCCGCCCCGGCTTCCGCCGCGGCCGCGATGGCCCGACCGGGCGTGTGGTTGCGGTCCAGGATCGCCAACACCCGCGACGACGCGGACTGCATGCCCAACGACACCCGGGTGTACCCGGCGGCCCGGATCTCGGCAAAGAACTCCGGCGAGGTCGACTCGGGATTCGACTCGGTGGTCACCTCCGCGCCGGGCGCCAGGTCAAAACTCGCCCGCACCGCGTCGAGGAGGTCGGCCAACCCGTGCGCGCCGAGCAGCGACGGGGTCCCACCGCCGACGAACACCGTCGACACCGGGCGCGGGCCGGCCAACGCCGCCGCACCGTCGAGTTCCCGGCGCACCGCCTCCAGCCACGACTGCGGCGACGACGACGAGCCGAGTTCGCCGGCGGTGTAGGTGTTGAAGTCGCAGTAGCCGCAGCGCGTCGCACAGAACGGAACGTGCAGATAGAGCCCGAGCGGCTCACCCCGGTCGCCGGCGTGCAGACGTCGCGCGACCGCCTCGGGCAGGTCGCGCCAATGCGTCGCAGCGGTGGCGGTCATTAATCCATCATCCCGCAGGTGCGGCGGCGACACCGCCGTCGGGAGCGGACCGGCCCGCCGGGAGTGTGCTTTCTCTCACCATGATTGAAAATCTGCCCAAGTAGACGCGGTGCGGGTCGGCGTGGCATGATGAACAACGTGACTACACGAGGATTGCGCCTGATCCAGCGGCGCCATATCGACCTCATGCGCTGTGACAGCGCATCGTGTATGCGCTAGCCGGACTCGGCCAGCGAGTAGTCCCTCCCCGGTTGCGCCCCCCGCGCGCCGTCCCGGATGCCGAATCCGCGTTTCACCTCTTTCATGACAGCCCCCATGTCGCTGCGCACGCATGCGCTGCGCGAGGAGAAATCCATGACGCTCACCACTCCGGAGTCGGTCGACGACAACGTCGACACGCCTCGCCCCCGCCGGGAACGGCCGACCGGTGACCGGCCGGCCCGTGCCGCCGGCGACCAGCCCGCCCGCCGCGCACGGCCGACGAAGCGCCGCTCCGAGGGCCAGTGGGCCCTCGGCTACCGCGAGCCGCTCAACGCCAACGAGCAGTCCAAGAAGGACGACAATCCGCTCAACGTGCGCGCACGCATCGAGAACATCTACTCCAAGGTCGGGTTCGACGGCATCGACAAGGCCGATCTGCGCGGCCGCTTCCGCTGGATGGGTCTCTACACCCAGCGCGCCGAGGGCTACGACGGCACCTGGAGCCACGACGACAACATCGACGTCATCGAGGCCCCCTACTTCATGATGCGCGTGCGCACCGACGGCGGTCAGCTGACCATCCCGCAGGTGCGGACCCTCGCCGGCATCTCCCGCGACTTCGCCCGGGGCACCGCCGACGTCACCGACCGGCAGAACATCCAGTACCACTGGATCGAGATCGAGAACGTGCCGGAGATCTGGCGGCGCCTCGAAGAGGTCGGCATGGAGACGATCGAGGCCTGCGGCGACTGCCCGCGCGGCATGCTCGGCTCCCCGCTCGCCGGCCTCTCGGTCCACGAGGTCCTCGACGCCAGCCCCGCCCTGGCCGAGATCAAGCGCCGCTACATCGGCAACCCCGAGTACTCGAACCTGCCCCGCAAGTTCAAGACCGCCATCTCCGGTCTGCAGGACGTCGTCCACGAGATCAACGACGTCTCCTTCGTCGGCGTCGAGCACCCCGAGCACGGCCCGGGCCTGGACCTCTGGGTCGGCGGCGGGCTGTCCACCAACCCGATGCTCGCGCAGCGCGTCGGCGCCTGGATCCCGCTCGACGAGGTGCCCGACGTCTGGGAGGGCGTGGTCGGCATCTTCCGCGACTACGGCTACCGCCGCCTGCGGTCCAAGGCGCGGCTGAAGTTCCTGTTGAAGGACTGGGGGCCGGAGAAATTCCGCCAGGTCCTCGAGGACGAGTACCTGGGCCGCAAGCTCATCGACGGCCCGGCCCCGGTTGCGCCGAAGCAGCCGATCGACCACGTCGGGATCACCGAGCAGAAGAACGGGCGCTACGCGCTGGGCTTCTCGGCGGTGTCCGGGCGCCTGTCCGACACGGTTCTCGACGCCATCGCCGACGCCGCAGAGAAGGCCGGCAGCGACAGTGTGCGGCTCACCCCGTATCAGAAGCTCGTCGTGGTCAACGTTCCCAAGGAGAACATCGAGCAGCTCGACGCCGATCTGTCCGCCGTCGGCCTGCAGTCGCGCCCGTCGCGCTGGCGCCGCAACCTGATCGCCTGCACCGGGTTGGAGTACTGCAAGCTCTCGTTCACCGAGACCCGCAGCCGCAGCCAAGAACTCGTGCCGATCCTCGAAGAGCGCCTCGCCGAGTTGAACGAGCAGCTCGACGTGCCGGTGACGATCAACTTCAACGGCTGCCCCAACTCGTGCGCCCGGATCCAGGTCGCCGACATCGGACTCAAGGGCCAGTTGATCGACGACGGCGACGGGCACCCGATCGAGGGCTTCCAGGTCCACCTGGGCGGCAGCCTCGGCTTCGACCTCGGGTTCGGCCGCAAACTGCGCCAGCACAAGATCTACGCGCACGAGGCGACCGACTACATCGACCGGGTGGTGCGCAACTTCATCGCCGGGCGCAACGAGGGCGAGCGCTTCGCCGAATGGGCCGCCCGCGCCGACGACGCCGAGCTGCAGTGAGGAGGGACAGATGACCGCCACACTCGACACCGACCGGTTGCGCGACATCGCGGCGCGCGGCGCCGACGAGCTCGGCCCCGACGCCTCCGCGCACGAGCTGCTCGCCTGGACCGCGCAAACCTTCGGCGATGACTTTCTGATCGCGGCCAACATGCAGGACGCGGTGTTGATCGACGTCGCCGACAAGGCCATCGACCGTGAGCAGGTCGGCGGCCGGCTCAAGGTGCTGTTCCTCGACACCGGGTACCACTTCATCGAGACGATCGGCACCCGTGACGCGGTCGCCCAGGTCTACGACCTGGACCTGATCAACGTCGCCCCGGAGCACACCGTCGCGCAGCAAGACGAACTGCTGGGCCGGGACCTGTTCTCCCGCGACCCCGGCGAGTGCTGCCGGCTGCGCAAGGTCGTCCCGCTGCGCGCCGGGCTGTCCGGTTTCTCCGCGTGGGTGACCGGTATCCGCCGCGTGGAAGCGCCGACCCGGACCAATGCCCCGTTGATCTCCTACGACGAGGGCTTCGGGCTGGTGAAGATCAACCCGTTGGCCGCCTGGTCCGACGAGGAGTTCCAGACCTACATCGAGGACCACGGGGTCCTCGTCAATCCGCTGGTGGACGAGGGCTACCCCTCCATCGGGTGCGAACCCTGCACCGCCAAGCCAGCCATTGGAGCCGATCCGCGCAGCGGCCGTTGGGCCGGGCGCGCCAAGACAGAATGCGGGTTGCACGTCTCATGAGCATTGATACGCACATCTCCCCCTTCGGCCTCGACAAGACCGAGGGCGAGTTCGACACCCTCGACGCGCTCGAGTCCGAGTCCATCCACATCTTCCGCGAGGTAGCCGGCGAGTTCGAGCGCCCGGTGATCCTGTTCTCCGGCGGCAAGGATTCGACCCTGCTGCTGCACCTGGCGCTCAAGGCCTTCTGGCCGGCGCCGCTGCCGTTCTCGCTGCTGCACGTCGACACCGGGCACAACCTGCCGGAGATCATCGAGTTCCGCGACGAGATCGTGGCGCGCCACAACCTGCGGCTGCACGTGGCCAGCGTCGAGGAGTACCTCGCCGACGGCCGGCTCACCGAGCGTC encodes the following:
- a CDS encoding DnaJ domain-containing protein — protein: MARDYYGILGVRPGADAQEIKRAYRKLARELHPDLNPEEEDRFKEVTAAYEVLSDPEKRRIVDAGGDPLASAGSGGFAGGGLGDIFEQFFGGGSFGGGGGFGGGRGPRSRVQPGEPALVHTTLDLHECAAGVNKD
- the hrcA gene encoding heat-inducible transcriptional repressor HrcA, coding for MTATDERRFEVLRAIVTDYVATQEPIGSKALLDRHKLGVSSATVRNDMAVLEAEGYIAQPHTSSGRVPTDKGYRLFVDRIAEVKPLSRAERRAILSVLDSSVDLDDVLRRSVKLLAELTRQVAVIQYPVLSRATVRHLEVVALTPSRLLLVVITDSGRVEQRMVALGRDVSDDEMILLRDLFAAALDGKRLAEASAAVAEVANSAPPEMSEVVIAIAAVLIETLVEREADRLVLGGTSNLARASADFSADLGGMDAVLDALEEQVVVLKLLARTQSTDRVTVQIGRETRSDNLRGASVVSTAYGASGTVLGSVGVLGPTRMDYPNTIASVAAVAKYVGEVLGER
- a CDS encoding type II toxin-antitoxin system VapB family antitoxin — its product is MIFKSVQDGKPYPAHNLSPRAWAKIPPRQFRLDQLTTVTTVLALDKLLSEDSTFYGDLFSHVVKWRGEIYLEDGLHRAVRSALRNRPLIHARMLDLDTIDLSPGAPPLEEQLDTPAVRPSAPRHRAD
- the hemW gene encoding radical SAM family heme chaperone HemW; this translates as MTATAATHWRDLPEAVARRLHAGDRGEPLGLYLHVPFCATRCGYCDFNTYTAGELGSSSSPQSWLEAVRRELDGAAALAGPRPVSTVFVGGGTPSLLGAHGLADLLDAVRASFDLAPGAEVTTESNPESTSPEFFAEIRAAGYTRVSLGMQSASSRVLAILDRNHTPGRAIAAAAEAGAAGFEHVNLDVIYGTPGETDADLDTTLDAVLAAPIDHVSAYALIVEDGTAFARKVRRGEVPAPDDDVLAARYERIDDRLSGEGFGWYEVSNWGRGPDSACRHNEAYWRSDDWWGIGPGAHSHVAGARWWNRKHPATYASALTDGVWPGDDFEVLTDDDRHIEAVMLRLRMRSGLPSAILDDEERARAEGAVGDGLLRVVDEAYVLTDSGRLLADGVVRDILVD
- a CDS encoding nitrite/sulfite reductase, with the protein product MTLTTPESVDDNVDTPRPRRERPTGDRPARAAGDQPARRARPTKRRSEGQWALGYREPLNANEQSKKDDNPLNVRARIENIYSKVGFDGIDKADLRGRFRWMGLYTQRAEGYDGTWSHDDNIDVIEAPYFMMRVRTDGGQLTIPQVRTLAGISRDFARGTADVTDRQNIQYHWIEIENVPEIWRRLEEVGMETIEACGDCPRGMLGSPLAGLSVHEVLDASPALAEIKRRYIGNPEYSNLPRKFKTAISGLQDVVHEINDVSFVGVEHPEHGPGLDLWVGGGLSTNPMLAQRVGAWIPLDEVPDVWEGVVGIFRDYGYRRLRSKARLKFLLKDWGPEKFRQVLEDEYLGRKLIDGPAPVAPKQPIDHVGITEQKNGRYALGFSAVSGRLSDTVLDAIADAAEKAGSDSVRLTPYQKLVVVNVPKENIEQLDADLSAVGLQSRPSRWRRNLIACTGLEYCKLSFTETRSRSQELVPILEERLAELNEQLDVPVTINFNGCPNSCARIQVADIGLKGQLIDDGDGHPIEGFQVHLGGSLGFDLGFGRKLRQHKIYAHEATDYIDRVVRNFIAGRNEGERFAEWAARADDAELQ
- a CDS encoding phosphoadenylyl-sulfate reductase is translated as MTATLDTDRLRDIAARGADELGPDASAHELLAWTAQTFGDDFLIAANMQDAVLIDVADKAIDREQVGGRLKVLFLDTGYHFIETIGTRDAVAQVYDLDLINVAPEHTVAQQDELLGRDLFSRDPGECCRLRKVVPLRAGLSGFSAWVTGIRRVEAPTRTNAPLISYDEGFGLVKINPLAAWSDEEFQTYIEDHGVLVNPLVDEGYPSIGCEPCTAKPAIGADPRSGRWAGRAKTECGLHVS